In Triticum aestivum cultivar Chinese Spring chromosome 5B, IWGSC CS RefSeq v2.1, whole genome shotgun sequence, the following proteins share a genomic window:
- the LOC123114593 gene encoding tRNA 2'-phosphotransferase 1: MAARLTSFLCWEHHVWRHFLEALCGAPPVLAAVQGEAPGAMYEFTDESKTKLFLGSTKSCYPPPAFWVDGALAREVVVGAAAVFGALASPHQQRGGRGDGSNRVDALGRLLTTVLRHMAPELSLGMRSDGYVRARDLLGLSLQTFAKAPLKSHSVDEIREAVRRDNKQRFSLLEEDGELLIRANQGHTVTTVASESLLKPILSADEVSVCVHGTYRKNLDSILQHGLKRMERLHVHFSSGLPSDEGVISGMRRSANILIHLDVHKALQDGMKLYISDNKVILTEGFDGVVPVKYLEKMESWPGRPPIPFQR; encoded by the exons ATGGCGGCGCGTTTGACATCGTTCCTCTGTTGGGAGCATCACGTTTGGAGACATTTCCTGGAAGCTCTTTGCGGCGCTCCTCCGGTGCTCGCCGCTGTCCAAGGTGAAGCTCCAGGTGCAATGTACGAATTCACCGATGAGTCCAAGACGAAGCTCTTCCTGGGATCGACCAAGTCCTGCTATCCACCCCCTGCTTTCTGGGTGGATGGCGCGTTGGCAAGGGAAGTTGTAGTTGGAGCTGCTGCTGTCTTCGGAG CCCTCGCCTCCCCACACCAGCAGCGAGGCGGCCGTGGCGACGGGAGCAACCGCGTCGATGCCCTCGGCCGCCTCCT GACGACGGTCTTGCGGCACATGGCGCCGGAGCTGAGCCTGGGCATGAGGAGCGACGGCTACGTGCGTGCCCGCGACCTGCTCGGCCTCAGCCTGCAGACCTTCGCCAAGGCTCCCCTCAAGTCCCACTCGGTGGATGAAATCAGGGag GCGGTCAGGCGAGACAACAAGCAGAGGTTCAGTCTGTTGGAGGAGGATGGCGAGCTGCTGATTCGGGCTAACCAGGGGCACACTGTGACA ACTGTTGCATCAGAGAGCTTGCTGAAACCAATTTTATCAGCCGACGAAGTCTCAG TTTGTGTCCATGGGACCTACAGGAAGAATCTTGATTCAATATTGCAACATGGACTAAAACGTATGGAAAGGCTACATGTACATTTCTCAAGCGGGTTGCCATCAGACGAAGGAGTCATAAGCG GTATGCGGCGTAGCGCAAACATATTGATACACCTGGATGTCCACAAGGCGCTGCAAG ATGGGATGAAGCTATACATCTCCGACAACAAGGTGATACTGACAGAGGGTTTCGATGGCGTCGTCCCCGTCAAGTACTTGGAGAAGATGGAGTCGTGGCCAGGACGCCCTCCGATACCTTTCCAAAGATAA